Proteins from a single region of Thermoanaerobacter uzonensis DSM 18761:
- a CDS encoding DNA-3-methyladenine glycosylase family protein, whose amino-acid sequence MKYSVEEKGTKVIVRGIEDFNLKETFECGQCFRWNEEEDGSYTGVAYDKVINMKLEKDMLIIDNTDLNDFYDIWFDYFDLARDYRQIKESLSKDPVLKEAIQYGKGIRILRQDTWETLVSFIISQNNRIPQIKKVVENLASSFGEPIEYKGKVYYTFPKAEELVMFDVETIAKTKCGFRAKYILDAASKVFSGEIDLLKLFEYSTNEIRDILMSINGVGPKVADCVILYSIGRYDTFPTDVWIKRIVEYLYLKREGTPLEIQLFAIDKFGDLSGFAQQYLFYYGREMGKKIFNERKK is encoded by the coding sequence ATGAAATATAGTGTGGAAGAAAAGGGGACAAAGGTAATTGTAAGGGGGATTGAAGATTTTAATCTTAAGGAAACTTTTGAATGTGGACAGTGTTTTAGATGGAATGAAGAAGAGGATGGGAGCTATACAGGAGTTGCCTACGATAAAGTTATAAACATGAAATTGGAAAAAGACATGTTGATAATTGACAATACAGATTTAAATGACTTTTATGACATTTGGTTTGATTATTTTGACTTAGCAAGGGATTACAGACAAATAAAAGAAAGCCTTTCAAAAGATCCTGTATTAAAAGAAGCAATTCAATATGGGAAAGGTATAAGGATTTTGCGCCAAGATACATGGGAAACTCTAGTTTCTTTTATAATCTCACAAAATAATAGAATACCCCAAATAAAAAAAGTTGTAGAAAATCTCGCCAGTTCATTTGGAGAGCCCATTGAGTACAAAGGAAAAGTCTATTATACTTTTCCTAAAGCAGAAGAATTAGTTATGTTTGATGTTGAGACGATTGCCAAGACAAAATGTGGCTTTAGGGCGAAATATATATTGGACGCGGCTTCTAAAGTTTTTTCTGGAGAAATAGATCTTTTGAAATTGTTTGAATACAGTACTAATGAGATAAGAGATATTCTTATGAGTATAAATGGGGTAGGTCCCAAAGTTGCAGATTGTGTTATTTTGTATTCTATAGGCAGGTATGATACTTTTCCTACAGATGTATGGATAAAAAGAATTGTTGAATATTTGTATTTGAAAAGAGAAGGAACTCCTTTAGAGATTCAGTTATTTGCGATAGATAAGTTTGGAGATTTGTCTGGTTTTGCTCAACAGTATTTATTCTATTATGGTAGGGAGATGGGGAAAAAAATTTTTAACGAAAGGAAGAAATAA
- a CDS encoding DUF554 domain-containing protein, whose amino-acid sequence MLGTVVNSIAIIVGGAIGTFLKVGIPERFKNIVMQGVALSVMIIGISSGLQFNNLMVVIVSLVIGGIIGEALNIEEYLNKFGDTLQKKLSKDKSSTISKGFVTASLVYCIGAMAIVGALKDGLSGDHSILFAKSVLDGISSIIFASTFGIGVVFSAVSVFLYQGSISLGASFLQGFLTKAVVEDMTAVGGILIFAISLNMLEIKNIKVGNLLPAIFIPIFYHILLNIIK is encoded by the coding sequence ATGTTAGGAACTGTTGTAAATTCAATTGCAATAATTGTGGGTGGTGCTATTGGCACTTTTCTTAAAGTAGGAATTCCGGAAAGGTTTAAAAATATAGTTATGCAGGGTGTCGCCTTAAGTGTGATGATAATAGGGATTTCTAGTGGCCTTCAATTTAATAATTTAATGGTAGTGATCGTGAGCCTTGTAATAGGTGGTATTATAGGAGAAGCCTTAAATATTGAAGAATATTTAAATAAGTTTGGAGATACATTGCAAAAAAAATTAAGTAAAGATAAAAGTTCTACAATTAGCAAAGGCTTTGTGACAGCAAGTTTAGTTTATTGCATTGGTGCTATGGCGATTGTGGGTGCTTTGAAGGATGGACTTTCAGGAGACCACAGTATACTATTTGCTAAATCTGTTCTAGATGGAATTTCCTCAATAATTTTTGCTTCCACTTTTGGAATAGGTGTTGTTTTTTCAGCTGTTTCTGTGTTTTTATATCAAGGGTCTATTTCGCTAGGAGCGTCTTTTCTGCAAGGTTTTTTGACAAAAGCAGTTGTGGAGGACATGACAGCTGTAGGAGGAATATTGATATTTGCCATTTCTTTGAATATGTTAGAGATCAAGAATATAAAAGTTGGGAATTTGCTGCCAGCTATTTTTATACCTATTTTTTATCATATTTTACTAAATATTATAAAATGA